A window of the Cystobacter fuscus genome harbors these coding sequences:
- a CDS encoding GlxA family transcriptional regulator, with the protein MLVHMVLEGVADSALGVGLDVVGTAAELIDAGLTPLPPGTRVLRQRVVSLDGRPVRSAAGRTVAVDGAFSLRGLRKGDVVVLPGMFAASGRTVAKLLARKDIQLAADLLAKAAAKGVMLAASCSATFVLAASGLLEGRTATTTWWLAPQFARMFPRVSLAADLMVVDAGEILTAGSALAHADLMLALVARLAGPSVAHLVTRYLVLDERLSQARYMVMEHLRVSDPGLRAVERFIAQNIGRQLSLDELARVAAVSPRTLARRVHASLGVTPHELVQRIRVSRAAHLLETTHASVDDIAAQVGYADAAAFRRVFRRFAGESPRRRRGPAA; encoded by the coding sequence ATGCTCGTTCACATGGTTCTCGAGGGTGTAGCCGACAGTGCGCTCGGCGTGGGGCTCGACGTCGTCGGCACGGCGGCGGAGCTCATCGACGCCGGGCTCACGCCGTTGCCTCCTGGGACGAGGGTGCTGCGCCAGCGTGTGGTGTCGCTCGACGGCCGGCCAGTGCGTTCCGCCGCCGGGCGGACGGTCGCGGTGGACGGCGCGTTCAGCCTTCGCGGACTCCGCAAGGGGGATGTCGTCGTCTTGCCGGGGATGTTCGCGGCCAGTGGGCGAACCGTCGCGAAGTTGTTGGCCCGAAAGGACATTCAACTCGCCGCGGACCTCCTCGCGAAGGCAGCTGCCAAGGGCGTGATGCTCGCCGCGTCGTGCTCGGCCACGTTCGTGCTTGCCGCATCGGGCCTCCTCGAGGGGCGGACCGCGACGACAACGTGGTGGCTCGCCCCGCAGTTTGCTCGGATGTTTCCCAGGGTGTCGCTCGCGGCCGATCTCATGGTGGTCGACGCCGGGGAAATCCTCACCGCCGGCTCCGCGCTGGCCCACGCGGATCTCATGCTCGCGCTCGTCGCACGGCTGGCGGGGCCTTCCGTGGCGCATCTCGTGACACGCTACCTCGTCCTCGACGAGCGGCTCTCCCAGGCCCGCTATATGGTGATGGAGCATCTGCGCGTGTCCGACCCTGGACTGCGAGCGGTCGAACGTTTCATCGCGCAAAATATCGGCCGTCAGCTGTCTCTCGACGAGCTTGCCCGCGTGGCCGCGGTGTCTCCGCGGACGCTCGCTCGCCGGGTCCACGCGAGCCTCGGAGTGACGCCGCACGAGCTCGTGCAACGCATCCGCGTGAGTCGCGCGGCACATCTTCTCGAGACGACGCACGCATCGGTCGACGACATCGCCGCGCAGGTGGGCTATGCCGATGCTGCGGCCTTCCGCCGCGTCTTTCGTCGATTCGCGGGTGAGTCGCCTCGCCGACGACGTGGGCCGGCTGCCTGA
- a CDS encoding helix-turn-helix domain-containing protein yields the protein MTTSLHTGLKEHWGIGRIDEGDTEWWGNGRVRRSVPGCILLKQPGDVVRHLLHRGPTVFTVVTLPTDEVARVVREGEAEVTPQFEPGDPRAEPFHRLLDVACSGEDRFTLEVALAEALQALVATRGVRSDHSRPVRRALAFIRERLEEPITLEELATHVNFDKFHLCRAFRAQIGMPPHAYLTHLRVARAKELLTRGVRPSELAPLVGFYDQAQLTRHFRRLVGTTPGRYVKSPSDLRFRGVLRPSPQP from the coding sequence ATGACCACATCGCTGCACACCGGCCTCAAGGAACACTGGGGCATCGGGCGCATCGACGAGGGCGACACCGAGTGGTGGGGCAACGGGCGCGTCCGGCGCTCGGTGCCCGGGTGCATCCTCCTGAAGCAACCGGGCGACGTGGTGCGCCACCTGTTGCATCGCGGACCCACGGTCTTCACCGTCGTCACCTTGCCGACGGACGAAGTGGCCCGGGTCGTTCGCGAGGGAGAGGCCGAGGTGACGCCACAGTTCGAGCCCGGCGACCCACGGGCCGAGCCCTTCCATCGGCTGCTCGACGTGGCCTGTTCCGGCGAGGACCGCTTCACGCTGGAGGTGGCGCTCGCGGAGGCCCTCCAGGCGCTGGTGGCGACCCGCGGCGTGCGGTCGGACCACTCGCGCCCCGTGCGACGTGCGCTGGCGTTCATCCGCGAGCGGCTCGAGGAGCCGATCACCCTGGAGGAGCTCGCGACACACGTGAACTTCGACAAGTTCCATCTGTGCCGAGCCTTCCGCGCGCAGATCGGGATGCCTCCACACGCGTACCTCACGCATCTCCGCGTCGCCCGCGCGAAGGAGTTGCTCACCCGCGGCGTGAGGCCCTCCGAGCTCGCGCCATTGGTCGGCTTCTACGATCAGGCGCAGCTGACGCGGCACTTCCGGCGGCTCGTGGGGACGACGCCCGGGCGGTACGTGAAGTCTCCGAGTGACCTGAGGTTCCGCGGCGTGCTTCGGCCTTCTCCGCAGCCGTAG